The DNA sequence AGAAAGCGTTGTAAGAAACTCGGTATTGAAACCCCTCCTCAAGGCTATTGGTTGAAATCAGAGGTACGAGTTTTTAAATAGATTAGCAACATTAGTTAAGAGGTTTTGTGGTTAATGGATACCCACATAAATTGTGTGGACATTTATTGATTTGCTTAACACGGACAAGGTAACAACTAGTTTTACCTTTAACTTCCCAACGTTGAAAGGTTGAATCTCCTTGAAGTTAGACAATAAGTGTAACGTCCCTTGAAATACCAAGACTGGCTCAACTGACAAGATTCAGAAGAAATTTCTTCAGTGACTCAGCTTCCGAGCAAGAATAAGCTCAAGATTCCTCTGCGTATCCAAATCTTTGGGATTTATCGTAAGGGCAACTTGGTATTCCCTGATTGCTGCATCCAAATTTCCTTTCTTTGCAAGTGCATTCCCCAGGTTATTGTGGGCCTGAGCGTGATCAGGGTTTAGAGTAAGTGCCACCTGGTATTCCTTAATCGCTGAATCCAACTCACCTTTACGAGCAAGAGCAACTCCCAGGTTGTTATGGGCCTGTGCGTAATTGGGATTCAACGTAATAGCCATTCTGAATTCCATTATAGCGGCATCAATAATTTCTTTCTTAGCAAGAGCCAATCCAAGATTGTAATGAACCTCTGAATCCCTAGGGTCTATTCGCAGGGCTTTCAGATACTCATTGATCGCTCCATCCAAATTACCTTTGTCGGCAAAAGCAGCACCCATAGCAAAGTGAATAAAAGAACTTTCCGGAGATTTTTGTAGTGTGTCAGAAAATAGACTTATCTCGTCGCGCCAAACCGTATTTCTGTTTATTGTCCCAATAGAATATACCACTACGACAAGCAGTAAGAGGGCAGAAAGAGTTTTTCTTCGATAATCATTATTTATTATTTTCATAGTGGATAATAATCCTAACATCAGAGCAAAGCCAATGGATGGGAAGTAAGCATATCTTTCAGCAAAAGTATTTTCCCCAAGCTTCCTGATATACAGAACTGGTAACAATGGCATTGTTATTATTATTAATCCGAAAAAAGCAGACTTACATTTTTTAAACAACACATATCCCAAAACAATAAATGCGACAACTATGACAAGTGAATATAACCATACAATATCTGTAATAGAATGTACCGGATGTAGAACATAGAAAGCATTCAGATTAACCGGCAAGATAAGTTTCTCGAGGTACTGACTAAAAAGCGGCACAGTATTGATTATTACTTCAAATGTGCTGAGTTCCTGATACCTGTTGGATGGAGCCATGCCACTTAAAGCATTAAACCTTAAGATCAAATATATTCCGATAATTACAATAAATGACAGATATCTCATGATACTACTGCGTATATTGAATTTTTCCTTACCGTAAATGCTGTCATATATGGCTAATATAGGCAGCAGAGCGATAGTCGTCTCCTTGCACAGCATTGAGATACCAAAAAAAATCAGAGAATAAACATGGCCTTTATCAAAAATAACTGTGGATTTCATATGAGAATAAAGGGAGAGCAGGCAAAATAAAGTGAATGAAAGCTCTGGCACACAAGCTATCCAAGCAATCACTTCTGTGTGAATAGGGTGGACAGCAAAGACCAGCGCAGAAACAAGAGGAACAGATAAAAATGTATTTTCAGTGGTTAATTTATCATTACGAACAAGTAAGGCAGCAACCCAAAAGACAAGTATTGTCACAGCAACGTGAAGAATAATATTTACAAGATGAAATCCCCACGCCTTAAGTCCAGCGAATACATGATAATTAATAAGGTATATAACATTCATCATGGGGCGATAATAGTTTGATATCCCCTTAGTTTCGGCATGAGTAGCATCATTCCAAAATATATCCGGGATATATTTTGTGTCAGTGATCCATGGATTATTTACTATTTGAGCAATATCATCATAAACAAAATCATTATATAAAGTATTAGCGTTGACTATTATTGCACAAAGCACAATTACTAATAATTGAATTTTAGTTACATCCAACTTATACCTTATTTTAAATGCTACCATAGAACCCTCTTAAATAATTTAAACGCACTTTCAACACATCGGTAAACATTAGCCAAGAGTCTCTAAACAGTTTAACTTTAGTAATTGGTATATCCGTCCAGTTTACTGAAACCTCTTCAATTTTGTATCCTTTTATTTGACTAATAAAAAGCAATTCAACATCGAATCCAAAACCATTAATCTGCTGAAGCGGAAAAATTGTTTTTGCTGCCTCTTCTGTAAAAAGCTTAAACCCGCATTGCGTATCATGTATGCCTTTAACCGTCAGTAACCGTGCAATAAAATTAAATATTGAGCCAATAATTTTCCTATGCAAATGCGCTCTTATAGTACAGGAATTGTCCTTTAAAGCACGAGAAGCAATCACCACAGCAGCACCGGAATCAATATATTTTTTTAGTCGATCTAGCTCATTTATTGGTGTTGCACCATCAGCATCGGCAAATAATCGAAGTTTACCTTTAGCCAGCAACATGCCAGTCTTAACAGCATATCCTTTCCCACAGTTATGCGATAATCTGATGAGTTTAATATTGGGGTTGTTCTCAGAATAACTCTTTACAATAGCTGACGTGGAATCGGTACTCCCATCATCTACGACAATGATCTCATAACTAATGTTATTCTGGGATATGTACGCCAAGATACTATTGAGATATCCGGGAAGGCGACTTTCTTCGTTATACGCTGGAATTGTTATTGATATAGCAGGAAAGTGATTTTCCATAAAATCCAAATACCGAAAATACTGGAATTAGCATCGTTCATTATTCAATCTACGATATTTTGCAGCATTAGGGCAAAAGAGGCGATGGCAAGAGATACACTTCATTATGTCTTTGTCCTGTTTTCAGCGACACTAGCAGGAAGCAGGCGGAGTAAGAATTTACCCTCTTACTCCGAGCTCTGCAAGCTCATAATCTAGTATAGAACCTACAGGTGTTAATCAGATTCCAATTAAACCCGTCAGTGCGGTCATAAAGAGTGTCATACAAAAGCATCAAGGGGTTACGGCAAATACCGTAACCCCTTGATTTTAATGTGCGACACCACTTTAACTGACGCTTTAACTATTTGATTCATATAACTAATCTCCAGTTGTATTTTCACAGATATACCAAAACATATACTTAAACATAATTCTTTGGTGTACAATCTTGGTTTATCCGCCAAGGGATTAAATTTTTTCCGTAAAATAGCTTATATTGATTTTTCATGCCACTCTTAATACTGAGAGCCACAACTCCGCCTTACGATTTAATATTCATCTGGAAACAACACTGTCGTTACAGACCGGTCCCATTCCGTTATTACCCATATCGTCGGCAACCCCTCTTTCTTGTATACCGAGAAGAGTCGCTCACCTTCCTGTAGTGCCAACTCATTGCTACCCCTATCTTCATCGCAGACATCGCCCCAGTCACCGGCCATGTGCCGATTCAGCGACAGCATGACTTGTTTGGCAAACTCCTCGTTGATAGCTATCAAATCATTAACGCCCCTGGTTACAACCAGTTGCCCAGGATTGAATTTCATGATCGCCACTCCTTCCCGTATTCTGTGTTGTGCATTTCTCATAACAGCCCCAAACTTACGAACGAGGCATAGCTGTCACCGATTATGATGTGGTCAAGTACCCGCACACCGATGACATCCCCCGTTTCTCTCAACCGACGCGTTATTTCTATGTCTTCCCGGCTCGGTGTCGGATCACCGGTCGGGTGATTATGCACAAGGATGATCGCCGCCGCCGATGACAGCAGAGCCGTCTTGAATACCTCCCTAGGATGAACAATGCTCTGGTTCAGAGAGCCGACCGATACCTCATCTACGCAACAAATTCGGTTCTTGCCGTCCAGGTGAATGGCCAGAAAATATTCTTTTGTCTCCTGTCGCAAATAGCCGAATGTAGTGAATACCTGCTCCGGGCTGTTGTACCGGGTAAACGGCGGCAAGTACCGGTTAAGCTCTTCCTTTATGGTCAACGTTTCATAG is a window from the Geoanaerobacter pelophilus genome containing:
- a CDS encoding tetratricopeptide repeat protein yields the protein MVAFKIRYKLDVTKIQLLVIVLCAIIVNANTLYNDFVYDDIAQIVNNPWITDTKYIPDIFWNDATHAETKGISNYYRPMMNVIYLINYHVFAGLKAWGFHLVNIILHVAVTILVFWVAALLVRNDKLTTENTFLSVPLVSALVFAVHPIHTEVIAWIACVPELSFTLFCLLSLYSHMKSTVIFDKGHVYSLIFFGISMLCKETTIALLPILAIYDSIYGKEKFNIRSSIMRYLSFIVIIGIYLILRFNALSGMAPSNRYQELSTFEVIINTVPLFSQYLEKLILPVNLNAFYVLHPVHSITDIVWLYSLVIVVAFIVLGYVLFKKCKSAFFGLIIITMPLLPVLYIRKLGENTFAERYAYFPSIGFALMLGLLSTMKIINNDYRRKTLSALLLLVVVVYSIGTINRNTVWRDEISLFSDTLQKSPESSFIHFAMGAAFADKGNLDGAINEYLKALRIDPRDSEVHYNLGLALAKKEIIDAAIMEFRMAITLNPNYAQAHNNLGVALARKGELDSAIKEYQVALTLNPDHAQAHNNLGNALAKKGNLDAAIREYQVALTINPKDLDTQRNLELILARKLSH
- a CDS encoding dolichyl-phosphate beta-glucosyltransferase yields the protein MENHFPAISITIPAYNEESRLPGYLNSILAYISQNNISYEIIVVDDGSTDSTSAIVKSYSENNPNIKLIRLSHNCGKGYAVKTGMLLAKGKLRLFADADGATPINELDRLKKYIDSGAAVVIASRALKDNSCTIRAHLHRKIIGSIFNFIARLLTVKGIHDTQCGFKLFTEEAAKTIFPLQQINGFGFDVELLFISQIKGYKIEEVSVNWTDIPITKVKLFRDSWLMFTDVLKVRLNYLRGFYGSI